A window of Hordeum vulgare subsp. vulgare chromosome 5H, MorexV3_pseudomolecules_assembly, whole genome shotgun sequence genomic DNA:
TGCCAGATGTAGCCCACCTCCCTCGCTATTCACCAGTTTTAATATTCTTATGGAAAACTTTGGAAGCCTTTTAAGGTGGGTTGCTCCATAGCATTAGCATAATTGCATAAATAAATGGAGCTAGTAAGATGTGACCTAGAGCAAGACTAAACAGAAATGAAGTTGCAAGATTTTGCCTATCTCTACTCAATATTTATTACTTTAATGTTCTGCAATAAATAAACACGTGCCAGGCTTTCCATTATTGTGGGTCAACCTGACCTGAAATAAGTGTTTCCTATGTTGAGATGATGAATTGTTTGATATCCATCATGGAGGTAATATGTAGATAACCACCAGAACACTGTTCAGTATTTCAAATATCTACATGAACTAGTTTACTCAAATTGAGAACACAAATATGAGTGAAACCTCTTCTATTGTCACTTTCCGTATAAGAAGCATGTAGCCCGTTTGTTAGCACATATAGCTTATTTCAAAACTAGAAAACTACCGGGGCCTCCCGATGGCACCCTTTGATCTTGCAGCCTTGACAGTTTTGTAGTTAGTTtagcttcttctatttctcttgtTTTTGTTTCATTTAGTTTTCGTCTGACCTATGCTTCGGGTTGGTAGCCTGCCAAACACGTAAAGATGCATGTTTGAGAAGAAAAATAAACTTACTGGATATCTAGCATGGAGAGGAAGCTCTATTACAAGGTTATAGCCCATTGATGTGCTTGGCTTGAGATCAAAATGAATCTCAACAGCTGACCAGTTGGACAGGGCAGAGGGCAGTTCAAGGTTTGTGtctccaaaaacagcaacatcaaGAAAAACTGCAAGACAAAAATGGAAATTAACATGGTGCAAATGAGTAGTATTACCATAGTTGATTACCCAGCTCAGAGTATGGTTCCACCTTTCCGCTCAACAAAGTGCTGCAGCTCAAATGGGTCGGCGAATACACCTCTTGGGAGCTTTTCAATTAACACCAGACTGGCATCGTAACCATCAAGGAATTGTACCATACCATCTTTGGAGTTACCAAATTTAACAGAATAGATTAAGCGGCGGTGGGAACCTTCACCCACCAGCTGACGATGCACTTCTGAAAGCGCAGGCACATCAAGTTCATCAGCAAGTCCTTTACACAAGTCAGCGGTATCAGGTACTTCGGTCAAGTCACGATGTTGAGAAAGCTGTCTCGCCAAGGAACCCACATGTGCATCAGCAACGTATGTCCTAGAGCAAGGCATGCAATTGACATATTGCTGGCTGCCGTGTGCCTGTTTGGAACAGGAGTTATAACTCGTCAACAACAAAATATGAAACAGCCTGGAACAAAAGCACACCAAAATTCAAAATAGCAAGACCATGGAGGCGTGGAAGCTTTGCGGAACCCATCTCTTGTCGAGCTACACGTCGCACGGGCACCTCAAGCCCCAACCAATCCCAGCAGGCAGCAGCATACACAGAACATTGACAGGTTGCAGATTCCGCAGAAAATAATTGCGCACCGTCCA
This region includes:
- the LOC123397187 gene encoding phosphatidylinositol-glycan biosynthesis class X protein isoform X1, with translation MAAGSGPCLLAVALLAAAWISDASSSNGQAHGSQQYVNCMPCSRTYVADAHVGSLARQLSQHRDLTEVPDTADLCKGLADELDVPALSEVHRQLVGEGSHRRLIYSVKFGNSKDGMVQFLDGYDASLVLIEKLPRGVFADPFELQHFVERKVFLDVAVFGDTNLELPSALSNWSAVEIHFDLKPSTSMGYNLVIELPLHARYPPLDASDYATVEFGSPDLLLRYRRKETHPDSCVCVLQNLDATPVEKAAWRIPCGDKAHTGFVSSLTFISALVCSMSIVLAASLTP
- the LOC123397187 gene encoding phosphatidylinositol-glycan biosynthesis class X protein isoform X2 gives rise to the protein MAHGSQQYVNCMPCSRTYVADAHVGSLARQLSQHRDLTEVPDTADLCKGLADELDVPALSEVHRQLVGEGSHRRLIYSVKFGNSKDGMVQFLDGYDASLVLIEKLPRGVFADPFELQHFVERKVFLDVAVFGDTNLELPSALSNWSAVEIHFDLKPSTSMGYNLVIELPLHARYPPLDASDYATVEFGSPDLLLRYRRKETHPDSCVCVLQNLDATPVEKAAWRIPCGDKAHTGFVSSLTFISALVCSMSIVLAASLTP